One bacterium genomic window, GATCCTGGCACCGTACGATCCGATCCAACCAAACATCCAGGCGCGGTTCGAGGGGCCGTCGCGAGCGCACCCGTTCGGCACCGACGACCTCGGCCGCGACATCCTCAGCCGGATCGTCTACGGCAGCCGCGTGTCGTTGGAGATCGGCGTCATCACGGTCGGGATCGCGTTCGCGGCCGGCGTGACGTTCGGGCTCCTCGCAGGCTACTACCCCCGGCTCGACAACCCGATCATGCGGAGCATGGACGTGCTCCTCGCGTTTCCGGGGTTGCTGCTCGCGATCGCGATCCTGGGAGCGCTGGGGCCGAGCCTCACGAACGCCATGATCGCGATCGGCGTGACGACGACACCGTCGTTCGTACGGATCACGCGGAGCGCGGTCCTCGATGTGCGGTCGCGCGAGTACGTGGAGGCGAGCCGCGCGCTCGGCGTCAAGGACGCCGGGATTCTCGTCCGGCACGTGCTCCCGAACATCTCCCCGGCCGTCATCGTCACGACCACGCTCAGCATGGCGAACGCGATCCTGGCGGCATCGGTCCTCTCGTTCCTCGGCCTCGGCGCCCAACCGCCGACACCCGAGTGGGGCGCCATGGTGTTCGTGGCCAAGAACTACCTGGGCCTGGCGCCCCACATCGCCCTCTTCCCGATCCTCGCGATCTTTGTGACGGTCCTGGGATTCAACTTCCTGGGCGACGGACTGCGGGACGCGTTGGACCCCCGGCTGTCCCGCACCTAGTACACCATAGCGGAAGTCCGTTGACAGTACCACTGAGGCATGGCATGCGGGGTGAAAGACCACGTGAACGGGTGCGCGTAGCACCGATTGTACTCCTCGAGCGCGAGCTCGATGCGCGCGATGAGCTCGGCGCGACTGGGACTAACACGATCCCGCAAGGACGGTTGGCTGAGCGGGGAGCGCCGGTTCGGCCATCGGCTCCGCATTACGCGCGAGGCCACCACCGCCTGACCCGGCCGCAATATGCTTCGTACGCGGCCCCAAACTTTCGTCGCATGGTGGGCTCTTCGTACAACAAGACAAAGAGATGACTGGCGAGGAAGAAGAGACCCGTATACGCAATGAGCGACAGCGAGTCGTAGAAGACGGCCGCGCCGGCAAAGATCAATCCTGCGCCGATGTACATGGGATTCCGCACGAAACGGTAGGGACCGCGTGTCACCAACCGGCTGGGCGCGGCGAACGGTGCGGGAGTTCCTCGGCCGATGAACGCG contains:
- a CDS encoding ABC transporter permease, translating into MSDAAVTPATPAGWRPRGAALRHRLGRSWQVRIGAGIVAVLVLVVLCAPILAPYDPIQPNIQARFEGPSRAHPFGTDDLGRDILSRIVYGSRVSLEIGVITVGIAFAAGVTFGLLAGYYPRLDNPIMRSMDVLLAFPGLLLAIAILGALGPSLTNAMIAIGVTTTPSFVRITRSAVLDVRSREYVEASRALGVKDAGILVRHVLPNISPAVIVTTTLSMANAILAASVLSFLGLGAQPPTPEWGAMVFVAKNYLGLAPHIALFPILAIFVTVLGFNFLGDGLRDALDPRLSRT
- a CDS encoding isoprenylcysteine carboxylmethyltransferase family protein; its protein translation is MPVRRWVLVLLFGLVLIYVPVRLFSGVVRPAGIGAFQVAGIVICAAGGAVALWCASSFAFIGRGTPAPFAAPSRLVTRGPYRFVRNPMYIGAGLIFAGAAVFYDSLSLIAYTGLFFLASHLFVLLYEEPTMRRKFGAAYEAYCGRVRRWWPRA